A region of Nocardioides alkalitolerans DNA encodes the following proteins:
- a CDS encoding pyruvate carboxylase, with the protein MFSKVLVANRGEIAIRAFRAAYELGVKTVAVFPHEDRGSEHRLKADEAYEIGEPGHPVRNYLDAQLVVDTAVRAGADAIYPGYGFLSENPALAEACAAAGITFIGPSSDILELTGNKARAIAAAKAAGVPTLASVDPSTDVDAIVEAAAALPFPLFVKAVAGGGGRGMRRVDDPAHLREAVETCMREGEAAFGDPTVFVEQAVVEPRHIEVQILADGAGNVIHLFERDCSVQRRHQKVVEIAPAPHLDPELRDRICADAVKFARAIGYRNAGTVEFLLNPDGEYVFIEMNPRIQVEHTVTEEVTDVDLVQSQLRIAAGETLEDLGLSQDSIRLRGAALQCRITTEDPANGFRPDTGKITTYRSPGGPGVRVDGGTTYAGAEISPHFDSMLSKLTCRGRTFELAVEKARRAVAEFRIRGVQTNIGFLQAVLADPDFAGGAITTSFIETHPELLTAKSSSDRGTKLLNFLADVTVNKPHGSPGGTTGAVLDPAIKLPEVDLDAPVPDGSRQLLADLGPEGFARQVRAQTQVAVTDTTFRDAHQSLLATRVRTRDLVAAAAPTARLLPQLWSIEAWGGATYDVALRFLSEDPWDRLAQLRDAVPNINLQMLLRGRNTVGYTPYPTAVTDAFVAEAAAAGIDVFRIFDALNDVSQMRPAIDAVRATGSTVAEVALCYTGDLSNPAERLYTLDYYLRLAEEIVTAGAHVLAIKDMAGLLRAPAARTLVTALRERFDLPVHLHTHDTAGGQLATLLAAIDAGVDAVDAATATMAGTTSQPSLTALVAATDHSTRETGLSLAAVSSLEPYWEAVRRVYAPFESGLASPTGRVYRHEIPGGQLSNLRQQAIALGLADRFEAVEDAYAAANDILGNVPKVTPSSKVIGDLALSLVGQGIDTPTKMQEFADDPASYDLPASVIGFLHGELGDPPGGWPEPFRTKALSSPAGRAWTAPDADLSPADAALLTEAGPTRRTALNRLLFPGPTRDYEAAREQYGDVSRLATSDYLHGLRQGEEHLVDLAEGKTLILGLEAVSDADERGYRTVMATINGQLRPIAVRDRSIEADEQAGEKADPTDSGHVAAPFQGVLTVVVAEGDTVEAGATLATIEAMKMEASITAPRAGTVQRLAVTGTRAVEGGDLVVVIG; encoded by the coding sequence ATGTTCTCCAAGGTGCTGGTGGCCAACCGGGGCGAGATCGCGATCCGGGCGTTCCGTGCGGCGTACGAGCTGGGTGTGAAGACCGTCGCCGTGTTCCCCCACGAGGACCGGGGCTCGGAGCACCGGCTGAAGGCGGACGAGGCCTACGAGATCGGCGAGCCGGGGCACCCGGTGCGGAACTACCTCGATGCGCAGCTGGTCGTGGACACGGCGGTGCGGGCGGGTGCGGACGCGATCTACCCGGGTTACGGGTTCCTGAGCGAGAACCCGGCGTTGGCCGAGGCGTGCGCGGCGGCGGGGATCACGTTCATCGGTCCCTCGTCCGACATCTTGGAGCTGACGGGCAACAAGGCCCGGGCCATCGCGGCGGCGAAGGCCGCGGGCGTCCCCACGCTGGCCTCGGTCGATCCCTCGACCGACGTCGACGCGATCGTCGAGGCCGCCGCGGCGTTGCCGTTCCCCTTGTTCGTGAAGGCCGTGGCCGGCGGCGGCGGGCGCGGCATGCGCCGTGTGGATGACCCGGCTCACCTGCGCGAGGCGGTCGAGACCTGCATGCGCGAGGGCGAGGCGGCCTTCGGTGACCCGACGGTGTTCGTCGAGCAGGCGGTGGTCGAGCCGCGGCACATCGAGGTGCAGATCCTGGCCGACGGCGCGGGGAACGTGATCCACCTGTTCGAGCGGGACTGCTCGGTGCAGCGGCGCCACCAGAAGGTCGTCGAGATCGCGCCGGCGCCGCACCTCGATCCCGAGCTGCGGGACCGGATCTGCGCGGACGCGGTGAAGTTCGCGCGCGCGATCGGCTACCGCAACGCGGGCACGGTGGAGTTCCTCCTGAACCCCGACGGTGAGTACGTCTTCATCGAGATGAACCCCCGCATCCAGGTCGAGCACACGGTGACCGAGGAGGTCACCGACGTCGACCTCGTGCAGTCGCAGCTGCGGATCGCGGCCGGGGAGACCCTGGAGGACCTGGGGCTGTCGCAGGACTCGATCCGGCTGCGGGGCGCGGCGCTGCAGTGCCGGATCACGACCGAGGACCCCGCCAACGGGTTCCGTCCCGACACGGGCAAGATCACGACCTACCGCTCCCCCGGCGGCCCGGGCGTGCGCGTCGACGGCGGCACGACCTACGCCGGCGCCGAGATCAGCCCGCACTTCGACTCGATGCTCTCCAAGCTCACCTGCCGCGGCCGCACCTTCGAGCTCGCGGTGGAGAAGGCCCGTCGCGCGGTCGCCGAGTTCCGCATCCGCGGTGTGCAGACCAACATCGGGTTCCTGCAGGCCGTGCTCGCCGACCCCGACTTCGCGGGCGGCGCCATCACGACCAGCTTCATCGAGACCCACCCGGAGCTGCTGACCGCGAAGTCGTCCAGCGACCGTGGCACCAAGCTGCTCAACTTCCTCGCCGACGTCACGGTCAACAAGCCGCACGGCTCCCCCGGGGGTACGACGGGGGCCGTGCTCGACCCGGCGATCAAGCTCCCCGAGGTCGACCTCGACGCCCCGGTGCCCGACGGGAGCCGGCAGCTGCTGGCCGATCTCGGCCCCGAGGGGTTCGCCCGGCAGGTGCGTGCCCAGACGCAGGTCGCGGTCACCGACACCACGTTCCGCGACGCCCACCAGTCCCTGCTCGCCACCCGGGTCCGCACCCGGGACCTCGTGGCCGCCGCCGCCCCGACCGCCCGGCTCCTGCCGCAGCTGTGGTCGATCGAGGCCTGGGGCGGCGCGACCTACGACGTCGCGCTCCGCTTCCTCTCCGAGGACCCCTGGGACCGCCTCGCCCAGCTCCGCGACGCCGTCCCCAACATCAACCTCCAGATGCTGCTGCGCGGCCGCAACACCGTCGGCTACACGCCGTACCCCACGGCCGTGACCGACGCGTTCGTCGCCGAGGCCGCCGCGGCCGGCATCGACGTCTTCCGCATCTTCGACGCCCTCAACGACGTCTCCCAGATGCGCCCCGCGATCGACGCCGTCCGCGCGACCGGCTCGACCGTCGCCGAGGTGGCGCTGTGCTACACCGGCGACCTCTCGAACCCCGCCGAGCGGCTCTACACCCTCGACTACTACCTGCGACTGGCCGAGGAGATCGTCACCGCCGGCGCCCACGTGCTCGCGATCAAGGACATGGCCGGGCTCCTCCGCGCCCCCGCCGCCCGCACCCTCGTCACCGCGCTCCGCGAGCGCTTCGACCTCCCCGTCCACCTCCACACCCACGACACCGCCGGCGGCCAGCTCGCCACCCTCCTCGCCGCGATCGACGCCGGCGTCGACGCCGTCGACGCTGCGACGGCGACGATGGCCGGCACCACCAGCCAGCCCTCGCTGACCGCCCTCGTCGCGGCCACCGACCACAGCACCCGGGAGACCGGCCTGTCGCTCGCCGCAGTGTCCTCGCTCGAGCCCTACTGGGAGGCCGTACGCCGCGTCTACGCCCCCTTCGAGTCGGGCCTGGCCTCCCCCACCGGACGCGTCTACCGCCACGAGATCCCCGGCGGACAGCTCTCCAACCTGCGCCAGCAGGCCATCGCCCTCGGCCTCGCCGACCGGTTCGAGGCCGTCGAGGACGCCTACGCCGCCGCCAACGACATCCTCGGCAACGTCCCGAAGGTCACGCCGTCGAGCAAGGTCATCGGCGACCTCGCCCTCTCGCTGGTGGGCCAGGGCATCGACACCCCCACCAAGATGCAGGAGTTCGCCGACGACCCCGCGTCCTACGACCTGCCCGCCTCCGTCATCGGCTTCCTCCACGGCGAGCTCGGCGACCCGCCCGGCGGCTGGCCCGAGCCCTTCCGCACCAAGGCGCTCTCCTCCCCCGCCGGCCGCGCCTGGACCGCACCCGACGCCGACCTCTCCCCCGCCGACGCCGCCCTCCTCACCGAGGCCGGACCCACCCGCCGCACTGCGCTCAACCGGCTCCTCTTCCCCGGCCCGACCCGCGATTACGAGGCCGCCCGCGAGCAGTACGGCGACGTCTCGCGCCTCGCGACCAGCGACTACCTCCACGGCCTGCGCCAGGGTGAGGAGCACCTGGTCGACCTCGCCGAGGGCAAGACGCTCATCCTCGGGCTCGAGGCCGTCAGCGACGCCGACGAGCGCGGCTACCGCACCGTGATGGCGACCATCAACGGCCAGCTCCGCCCCATCGCCGTCCGCGACCGCTCGATCGAGGCCGACGAGCAGGCCGGTGAGAAGGCCGACCCCACCGACTCCGGCCACGTCGCCGCGCCCTTCCAGGGCGTCCTCACCGTCGTCGTCGCCGAGGGCGACACCGTCGAGGCCGGCGCCACCCTCGCCACCATCGAGGCCATGAAGATGGAAGCCTCCATCACCGCCCCCCGCGCCGGCACCGTGCAGCGCCTGGCCGTCACCGGGACCCGCGCCGTCGAGGGCGGGGACCTCGTGGTCGTGATCGGCTGA
- a CDS encoding FHA domain-containing protein, which translates to MRGTNGSDGRGLAPYVCVPGAGLGLAWPRGLALLDADVDPDLAVRLWHLMAEGADVTTFAQHLGAGRPADRLPGFALALAADDPAAGAAVDVHLAARGRYVASASAATDQSVAGAGAARWNERAVVAATRFTVRAVGDPAPDRAVDPAPPTAALPLVGGVLPAQRLQTAGWLRARPEAHRPEPHVVDAPDLAVTDTLLRPAGPVGSLAQPRAVTARAVARGPRPVVSGLVCDAGHANPPGSPRCARCGAPLAGPLTAVARPALGQLVVSTGEVVDLTEDTVVGRAPRAERPDAGPAGRLVVLPEAHVSAVHLELRLRDWSVLAVDRRSTNGTYLHRPGRPPERLTETPRELAPGDVLDLGHGAHLAFRALPA; encoded by the coding sequence GTGCGTGGGACGAACGGCTCCGACGGGCGCGGGCTCGCGCCGTACGTCTGCGTGCCGGGTGCCGGTCTCGGCCTCGCCTGGCCGCGGGGACTCGCGCTCCTCGACGCCGACGTCGACCCGGACCTCGCCGTGCGCCTGTGGCACCTCATGGCGGAGGGCGCCGACGTGACGACGTTCGCGCAGCACCTCGGGGCCGGTCGTCCGGCGGACCGCCTGCCGGGGTTCGCCCTCGCTCTCGCGGCGGACGACCCCGCCGCCGGTGCCGCGGTGGACGTGCACCTCGCTGCGCGCGGCCGGTACGTCGCGAGCGCCAGCGCCGCGACCGACCAGTCCGTCGCGGGTGCCGGGGCGGCCCGCTGGAACGAGCGCGCCGTCGTCGCCGCCACGCGCTTCACGGTGCGGGCCGTCGGTGACCCGGCGCCGGACCGCGCCGTCGACCCTGCCCCGCCCACGGCCGCCCTGCCCCTCGTCGGAGGCGTGCTGCCCGCCCAGCGGCTGCAGACGGCCGGGTGGCTGCGGGCACGGCCCGAGGCGCACCGCCCCGAGCCGCACGTCGTCGACGCCCCCGACCTCGCCGTGACCGACACGCTGCTGCGTCCCGCCGGCCCCGTGGGCAGCCTCGCGCAGCCGCGCGCGGTGACCGCCCGAGCCGTCGCGCGCGGGCCGCGGCCGGTGGTGTCCGGCCTCGTGTGCGACGCCGGGCACGCGAACCCACCGGGCTCCCCGCGCTGCGCGCGGTGCGGCGCGCCGCTGGCCGGTCCCCTCACCGCCGTGGCCCGGCCGGCGCTCGGTCAGCTCGTCGTCAGCACCGGAGAGGTGGTCGACCTGACGGAGGACACGGTCGTCGGTCGCGCCCCGCGCGCGGAACGACCCGACGCCGGTCCGGCCGGGCGTCTCGTCGTGCTGCCCGAGGCGCACGTCTCCGCGGTGCACCTCGAGCTCCGTCTCCGCGACTGGTCCGTGCTGGCCGTGGACCGGCGGTCCACGAACGGCACCTACCTGCACCGCCCGGGACGTCCGCCCGAGCGGCTCACGGAGACCCCGCGCGAGCTGGCGCCGGGCGACGTGCTCGACCTCGGCCACGGCGCGCACCTCGCGTTCCGCGCGCTGCCGGCCTGA
- a CDS encoding SpoIID/LytB domain-containing protein, which translates to MSPRSTRARLLAVLAAVVTGLGVTSVVTSTPATAVQVNQTWTVPANAAITVDGRGFGHGTGMSQYGALGAARQGLTYSEILRFYYPGVWAGTATGTISVRITADDDGDVIVQRRGGLTLIDRGTGKKTPIPQDLGTGGWRLSYGGSDTTIVSYYANKKWNYWTRTQGEAVFYANGGEMTLHRKGGTAKYRGTLRATIPTPGSTRRDTVNAVTLEHYLRGVVPKEMPSSWSPAAVQAQSVAARTYAAQARTTPQARTYDICDTTSCQVYGGFSAEESGSNAAIDRTKGQILTNRGQEIAFTQFSSSNGGWTNAGSKPYLVAKQDPYDGNSSNRNHTWSVAITDRTIEAAWPQIGNLTSIAVTDRTGNGEWSGRVNSVTFRGSKGSVTVTGATVRSKLGLKSSWFNFRVAAR; encoded by the coding sequence ATGTCCCCCCGCTCCACCCGCGCCCGTCTCCTCGCCGTGCTCGCCGCCGTCGTCACCGGACTCGGGGTGACGTCGGTCGTCACGAGCACCCCGGCGACCGCCGTGCAGGTGAACCAGACGTGGACCGTGCCCGCCAACGCGGCGATCACCGTCGACGGCCGGGGTTTCGGCCACGGCACCGGCATGTCGCAGTACGGCGCGCTCGGTGCCGCCCGCCAGGGCCTCACCTACAGCGAGATCCTGCGCTTCTACTACCCCGGCGTGTGGGCCGGCACGGCCACCGGCACCATCTCCGTGCGCATCACGGCCGACGACGACGGCGACGTGATCGTGCAGCGGCGCGGAGGCCTGACGCTCATCGACCGGGGCACGGGCAAGAAGACCCCGATCCCGCAGGACCTGGGCACCGGCGGGTGGCGGCTGAGCTACGGCGGCAGCGACACGACGATCGTGAGCTACTACGCGAACAAGAAGTGGAACTACTGGACCCGCACGCAGGGGGAGGCGGTCTTCTACGCCAACGGCGGCGAGATGACGCTGCACCGCAAGGGCGGCACCGCGAAGTACCGCGGCACGCTCCGCGCCACCATCCCGACGCCGGGGTCGACGCGCCGCGACACCGTCAACGCCGTGACGCTCGAGCACTACCTCCGGGGTGTGGTGCCGAAGGAGATGCCGTCGAGCTGGAGCCCGGCCGCCGTGCAGGCCCAGTCCGTCGCGGCGCGCACCTACGCCGCGCAGGCCCGCACCACCCCGCAGGCGCGCACCTACGACATCTGCGACACGACCAGCTGCCAGGTCTACGGCGGCTTCTCCGCCGAGGAGAGCGGCTCCAACGCCGCGATCGACCGCACCAAGGGCCAGATCCTCACCAACCGGGGCCAGGAGATCGCGTTCACGCAGTTCTCCTCCTCCAACGGCGGGTGGACCAACGCGGGCAGCAAGCCCTACCTCGTGGCCAAGCAGGACCCGTACGACGGGAACTCCTCGAACCGCAACCACACGTGGAGCGTCGCGATCACCGACCGCACCATCGAGGCCGCCTGGCCGCAGATCGGCAACCTGACCTCGATCGCCGTCACCGATCGCACCGGCAACGGGGAGTGGAGCGGGCGCGTCAACAGCGTCACCTTCCGCGGCTCCAAGGGCAGCGTGACGGTGACGGGGGCGACGGTGCGCTCGAAGCTCGGTCTCAAGTCGAGCTGGTTCAATTTCCGCGTCGCGGCTCGCTGA